The Syntrophorhabdus sp. DNA window GCCCGTGATCATTGGTCCGCCCGAAAAGACATAAGGCTGTCCCCTCCCCGGGGGACAGCCTTAATGAGTGATGTCAGAGATTGATGGCGCTTCAACCCTGTTTTTCTCTTTCGTAAGCTTCCTTCCCGGCCTCCACGGCCTTGCCGATGATGTTCTTCTCCTTGTCGAGGAGTTCCTTGCCCCTGTCGACGAGGCCCGATGCCTTGCCCTTCACCTGGCCCACATAATCCTCGGCCCTGTCTCTGGCGTCCTCGGCGAATTCCTTGATCATCTTCCTCGTTTCCTGTCCCGTCTTCGGCGCCGTGAGCAGTGCCACGCCCGCGCCGATTATTCCGCCGATGAAGAAAGAGAGAAGAACCGTACCCGCACTGAAACCGCTGTCCTGCTGTCCCATACATTACCTCCTTTTTTTACTGCCGCGTTCCGCCCTTTGCGCAGACGTTTCTCAGAAAATAACCTATGCCCGCCTTGATCCCGGCTTTCAATCCCTGTGTTTCGCTGACCGACGCCTGAGCCGCGTTCTTCACCGCGAAGCTTACCTGTTCCACGGCCTCTCCGACACTTCTCACGGAGCCCGAGAGATACCGGATATCGTCCGTCAGGGTGCCGACGTCATCGGTGATCTTCCTGACGCTCTTCAAGGTCGCCTGCAACTCGTCCAACGCCGGTCGGAGACTCGTTTCCGTGGTCTCCACGAACCTCTCCAGCGAGGCGATGGTCCTCTTGAGATTCAGTATCATATAAACGACGTACACAACGAGAACAACTGCCGCCAGGGTTATGATACCCAGAAAGATGTTGTTCATGACACCCCCTCTTTGTCGGGACCGACCGCGGAGCAGGATACGTATGCTATGCCTTATCCCGTGAACGAACTCTGTACATTATAACCACTCTGATACCGTAAGACAAGGTTTCGGAAAGAAAAAACCGTTTCAGGTTCCACGTTTCAAGTTTCAGGCAAGAGACATGAGAACCGTTTCAGGGATAAAGACCGGTCCCAGGTTCCAGGGAAAGATAAGAAACCTTTACAGGTGTTGACAGCCCATCCCTTTTCACGGTCTTTCTCTGGTAACCTGAAACGGTCTTCTTTTCTTGAAAGTTGAAACCGTCTGTCCATATAATAAGGCAACAAAAAAGCAGGTTGTGGTCACGTGTCCCTGTCGCCCACGGCTCATTACCCATTACCTGTCTCCAAGGAGGATGTGATGAAGAGTGCGGTTATCCTTTTCGGGAGTCCCCGGAAGAAGGGCAACACCGTAGAACTGGCCCGGGCGATGTCGGCCGTGTTGAAGGACAGGGGTTGGGGTGTACGGATGCTCTATCTCAATGACCTCAATATCCGGCCCTGCCAGGGCTGTTATGTCTGCCTGCCAGGGGGCGTCTGCAAGATAAATGATGACATGAAGGATGTCCGCAAGTACATCATGGAATCGGACCTCATCATTTACGCGACACCGATCTACTGGTTCGGCCCCTCGGGGCAGCTCAAGCTCGTCATGGACCGGTCCATCGCCTTCATGGACGAGAGCTATGGGTCCCGCATAGAGGGAAAGAAGGCCGTCACCCTGACGACCTTCGCCGACGAGGACATGGACTCCTGCCGTCCGGCGATCGACATATTCCGGAAGACCTTCGACCTTCTCAAGGTCGCCTACGCGGGACAGGTCAACGCGCCGGGTTGCCAGACGGAAGGAGGCGTCAGACAGGAGTACATAGACAAGGCAAGGACCCTCGCCGAATCGCTGGCATGAACATCCGCGGCCCCTTCTACTTTATCACCAAGAAAACGGGCAAGGCCATCTGGGACTACAAGATGATCTCCGACGGGGACAAGGTCATCGTGGCCGTTTCCGGCGGCAAGGACAGCCTGTGTCTTCTCAAGATCATGCAGGAGCGGCTCAAATTCGTGCCCATCGACTACGAGCTCATCGCCTGTCACGTGGACATGGGTTTCCCCTGGGTCAACGCGGACGTGCTCGCCGACTACTTCGAAAAGGAAGGTCTTTCCTACATCATCGCCAGCCCCCCCGGGGACTGGACGGGAGACATCGAGAACCTCGACTGCTTCTGGTGCAGTTGGAACAGGCGCAAGGCGGTCTTCGACCTCGCGGGGGACATCGGGGCCAACAAGATCGCCTTTGCCCACCACATGGACGACATCATCGAGACGATGCTTCTCAACCTCTTCTTTCAAGGCGAGATCGGTACCATGATGCCCTACCAGGAGATGTTCGACGGCGAACTGGCCATAATCCGCCCCCTCGCCTACGTGGAAGAGAAGGAGCTCACCCGTCTCGCGACGATCCTTAACCTGCCCGTCATCGCCTCGGAATGCCCTCGCGGCGACGTCTCGAAGCGCAGCCTCATGAAAGGCATAGTTGCCGACCTCAAGAAACACAACCGCAACGTGAAGAAGAACATCTTCCGAAGCCTCGCCAAGATCCGTCAGGAATACCTGCCGGAAAAAGCACCAAAATGAAGACGGTTGCAGCCGCTTGAGCCGCTTGAGCGTTTAGAGACAACTTTCTTTAAATACCGTCCTACGGGGTCCCGGGATGATGGGGATTTTGGCTTTTAGCGTTCAAGCGGCTCAAGCGGCTCAAGCGGTTTAAACCGTCTTCACCCCAGTGCCGGCAGCAGCCTGTCGAATACCCAGAAGGTGATGACGAGGCCGAGGATGACCGCGTAGGCGCGCGGCAGGACGGACCGGATGCCTGTCGGTATCCTTTCCAGCCAGCGGCGCGGCAGGATGCTTGCCGTGACGAGGGCGATCAGGAAGAAGGAAAAGGGGTTGTAGAGGAGGGCGTCGGAGGGGTTGCCAGCGATGAGGCAGAGGATGGCGCGGGTCATGCCGCAGCCGGGGCAGGGGATGCCCGTGAGAAGCTCGAAGGGACAGAAGACGGGAAGGACCCCCGCGAGCGTGCCGAAGGGCAGGATGCCCGTCGCGTGCACAACGGCGAGGACAAGAAGAAGAAGGGCAAAGGCTGAGGCCATCTTTCGGGGGATGAGGTGGTGGTCCATCTTATTTGCC harbors:
- a CDS encoding flavodoxin family protein, coding for MKSAVILFGSPRKKGNTVELARAMSAVLKDRGWGVRMLYLNDLNIRPCQGCYVCLPGGVCKINDDMKDVRKYIMESDLIIYATPIYWFGPSGQLKLVMDRSIAFMDESYGSRIEGKKAVTLTTFADEDMDSCRPAIDIFRKTFDLLKVAYAGQVNAPGCQTEGGVRQEYIDKARTLAESLA
- a CDS encoding YtxH domain-containing protein, which produces MGQQDSGFSAGTVLLSFFIGGIIGAGVALLTAPKTGQETRKMIKEFAEDARDRAEDYVGQVKGKASGLVDRGKELLDKEKNIIGKAVEAGKEAYEREKQG
- a CDS encoding DUF2752 domain-containing protein; amino-acid sequence: MRSTSFSANKMDHHLIPRKMASAFALLLLVLAVVHATGILPFGTLAGVLPVFCPFELLTGIPCPGCGMTRAILCLIAGNPSDALLYNPFSFFLIALVTASILPRRWLERIPTGIRSVLPRAYAVILGLVITFWVFDRLLPALG
- a CDS encoding tRNA 2-thiocytidine(32) synthetase TtcA is translated as MNIRGPFYFITKKTGKAIWDYKMISDGDKVIVAVSGGKDSLCLLKIMQERLKFVPIDYELIACHVDMGFPWVNADVLADYFEKEGLSYIIASPPGDWTGDIENLDCFWCSWNRRKAVFDLAGDIGANKIAFAHHMDDIIETMLLNLFFQGEIGTMMPYQEMFDGELAIIRPLAYVEEKELTRLATILNLPVIASECPRGDVSKRSLMKGIVADLKKHNRNVKKNIFRSLAKIRQEYLPEKAPK
- a CDS encoding DUF948 domain-containing protein gives rise to the protein MNNIFLGIITLAAVVLVVYVVYMILNLKRTIASLERFVETTETSLRPALDELQATLKSVRKITDDVGTLTDDIRYLSGSVRSVGEAVEQVSFAVKNAAQASVSETQGLKAGIKAGIGYFLRNVCAKGGTRQ